The proteins below are encoded in one region of Rhododendron vialii isolate Sample 1 chromosome 7a, ASM3025357v1:
- the LOC131332928 gene encoding uncharacterized protein LOC131332928 — protein MESSIVLLCKYGSKTLVVSVRRDFCFDDVVRSLVKKWPNLETSSFQLLYAVGGHDNCVLDNDADFVNMFALAGAYGVSCIDVVVEVLSSCADHNNRSIVVESVECRRSFEVGQSSTMHEVEEDPLERFCQHHETVRLSAGWAKLITHVGQEFRVGVKEFRDCLAMYAIEVGFVYKFLKNDKTRVTAECSKKHTESGCQWFIHATIERSNSFFCIREFEKNHSCVGVFASSKNPRMSSKLVAKQIREEVRTKTNYAPIEAVKFFEKYYGSKISYHHAWFGVEKAGDELYGDYALSFDLLRWYAEVAKEKNPGSVIDVEYCDKTNCFRRIFVAFDACIKGFNYCRPLLALDGTFLKGRYIGTLFGAIGKDGDQGLFPVAFGIADSETDENWLWFLRKLSTILSSRPITFITDRHSGLLKGIPEVFPNGYHAYCLQHLKCNLRDKFKGRLSNGFRDRVVELFSYCAYAPSISDYEEAFKELCNVGGPKAKDFVESLPLDKWANAYFEGRRYGDMCSNPAESFNKWILEARHLPILNAIDTIRVKLMEQMCDRRQQSWKWNGIVCPEMDKKLVTSFNKGRSWTVAKASEDVFEVFSLPTVVVDVQRRTCTCCRWQLNGFPCVHAVTSIQKVGLQVSNYIDPFYTVEAFRLSYDSMINPIPTLGASEVTKENRVVLPPKTRRPRGRPKVQRIRSKGEKFPNQQQLRYPANVPILMSFLESMATQEAKPRKCAANKGKN, from the exons ATGGAATCTTCTATTGTTCTTCTGTGCAAATATGGTTCAAAAACTCTTGTCGTATCAGTTAGAAGAGATTTCTGCTTTGACGATGTTGTCCGTAGTCTGGTTAAGAAGTGGCCAAATTTGGAAACCTCTAGTTTTCAACTTTTGTATGCTGTAGGTGGACATGACAATTGCGTTCTAGATAATGATGCTGATTTTGTAAATATGTTCGCATTGGCTGGTGCGTATGGGGTTAGTTGCATTGATGTAGTTGTTGAAGTGCTTTCTTCTTGTGCTGATCATAATAATCGGAGTATTGTTGTTGAAAGTGTTGAATGTCGAAGAAGTTTTGAAGTTGGTCAAAGTAGTACTATGCATGAAGTAGAAGAAGATCCACTTGAGAGGTTTTGTCAGCACCACGAGACTGTCCGTCTTTCTGCTGGTTGGGCTAAGTTGATTACTCATGTTGGCCAAGAGTTTAGAGTCGGAGTAAAAGAATTTAGGGATTGTCTGGCAATGTATGCTATTGAAGTCGGATTTGTATATAAGTTTTTGAAGAATGACAAGACTAGAGTAACGGCGGaatgttcaaaaaaacataCAGAATCTGGTTGTCAATGGTTTATTCATGCAACCATTGAGAGATCTAACAGTTTCTTTTGTATTAGGGAGTTTGAGAAGAATCACAGTTGTGTTGGTGTTTTTGCTAGTTCGAAGAATCCTCGGATGAGTTCAAAGTTGGTTGCTAAACAGATTAGGGAGGAAGTTCGAACTAAGACAAACTATGCACCAATAGAAGCagtgaaattttttgagaagtaTTATGGGAGTAAAATCAGTTATCACCATGCTTGGTTTGGGGTTGAGAAGGCAGGTGATGAGCTGTATGGAGATTATGCATTGTCTTTTGACCTACTAAGGTGGTATGCTGAGGTAGCGAAGGAGAAAAACCCAGGAAGTGTTATTGATGTTGAGTATTGTGACAAAACTAATTGTTTTAGAAGGATTTTTGTAGCATTTGATGCGTGTATCAAAGGCTTCAATTACTGCCGTCCTTTGTTAGCGCTTGATGGGACTTTTTTGAAGGGGAGGTACATTGGAACCCTTTTCGGAGCTATAGGAAAAGATGGCGATCAAG gaCTGTTTCCAGTGGCTTTTGGCATTGCTGATTCTGAAACTGACGAGAATtggctttggtttttgagaaagTTGTCAACAATTCTGTCATCTCGTCCAATAACATTCATAACAGATCGTCATTCTGGGCTTTTGAAAGGTATTCCAGAGGTTTTTCCCAATGGATATCATGCGTATTGTTTGCAGCATCTGAAGTGTAATTTGAGGGACAAGTTTAAGGGCAGATTGTCTAATGGTTTTAGGGACAGAGTAGTCGAGTTGTTTTCTTATTGTGCGTATGCACCATCGATTTCTGATTATGAGGAAGCTTTTAAAGAACTGTGCAATGTTGGTGGTCCAAAAGCTAAGGATTTTGTTGAATCGTTGCCACTTGACAAGTGGGcaaatgcatattttgaagGTAGAAGATATGGGGACATGTGTTCAAATCCAGCTGAGTCTTTCAACAAATGGATTTTGGAAGCCCGTCATTTGCCAATTTTGAATGCAATTGACACGATAAGGGTTAAACTGATGGAGCAAATGTGTGATAGGAGGCAACAGTCATGGAAGTGGAATGGCATTGTGTGTCCTGAAATGGATAAGAAGTTGGTCACAAGTTTCAACAAAGGTCGGTCGTGGACTGTGGCAAAGGCAAGTGAAGATGTTTTTGAAGTGTTCTCCCTTCCGACAGTTGTAGTTGATGTTCAGAGACGGACGTGCACATGTTGTCGATGGCAGTTGAACGGTTTTCCTTGTGTGCATGCAGTGACGTCTATTCAAAAGGTTGGCCTCCAAGTTTCAAACTACATAGATCCTTTTTACACCGTTGAAGCTTTCCGATTGTCATATGATAGTATGATAAATCCTATTCCCACTCTCGGAGCTTCAGAAGTGACAAAAGAGAACCGTGTAGTTCTTCCTCCTAAGACAAGAAGGCCGCGGGGTAGACCTAAGGTTCAAAGAATTCGATCAAAGGGGGAGAAG TTTCCAAATCAGCAGCAGCTTAGGTATCCAGCAAATGTACCAATATTAATGTCATTTTTGGAAAGCATGGCAACTCAAGAAGCCAAGCCCAGAAAATGTGCagcaaacaagggaaaaaattga
- the LOC131332056 gene encoding zinc finger protein VAR3, chloroplastic: MARTTLLSLLLLLRLSTRPIFLSHPHLTPNHRFSSISSSQTTTTSSNSSDPTKPTSLSARMSFVFDQIDAIERDRSEKDDALQRIRAWRESKKTKTDEKKHGQGFSPSESNESGELEVREVKEREVVGLADRKVEVVHPWPEWIELMERLVQQNYFDHRRKDEDKMVEDLGFKMEEVGEDSLGFDFTRDWKTVQTACLNFGRDRFDILRSLSRQDIQVLVGYGCPSADKKVVFSAKLLRKHVHLDEGDVCSSCSLRSSCERAYLVTNKEDEARTIDVMRVLLTYGFDPVNGSVVNESLLKMKSLKTVVRKLLHEVVKLSAVPIDPNLPPPIIKKPPPKVKQPPPPPKKRVGRDDIEMKKGDWLCPKCDFMNFAKNTVCLQCDAKRPKRQLLPGEWECPQCNFLNYRRNMVCFQCEHKRPPDDFTENQLQDRQRGPKMRLEKVPSKGEVSNAWNFDFDDNESDGADVAAFEYADSHKLDEDFPPHIQSQGENFKVPDNEFYRPNRTPRENDGEYYDRGLKRSRKGFDDFDDEEEDDDVDSYELDTQNSHQLRKSSSIDFSEVEGDSESESEDVDGFDGDNRIARQRNKPSKIMHGNSTFSGFEVDEQDYDSDDELPVHPNWKSRHSADSSRRTRGSGAGSVGLDEDYGIDSDTDDLADSDFGSRRTKGDKRVLSHGHSRRRQIDDSDDEPFSESDGEDRYSPRNRFGGTKEGRDKRGHNSRGCGNNRGFQRDDCFNRSSQGPRGNNRGFQRDDGFNRSSQGSRGNSRGFQKDDYGNSRGFQRDDLGGRSRKDNRESDSRNSRGPSRGGFGNRRHGGLNDSYNRSDNSRDFDDGRPIRQRINVR, encoded by the exons ATGGCCCGGACCACCCTGCTCTCTCTGCTACTTCTCCTCCGCCTCTCCACCCGCCCCATCTTCCTCTCTCATCCCCACCTCACACCCAACCACCGCTTCTCTTCCATCTCCTCCTCacaaaccaccaccacatcatCAAACTCCTCAGACCCCACCAAACCCACTTCTCTCTCAGCCCGCATGAGCTTCGTCTTCGACCAAATCGACGCCATCGAGCGTGACCGCTCCGAAAAGGACGACGCCCTCCAGCGTATCCGCGCCTGGCGCGAGTCCAAAAAGACCAAAACAGATGAAAAAAAACACGGCCAAGGGTTTTCTCCGAGCGAGTCGAACGAATCGGGTGAGTTGGAGGTGAGGGAGGTGAAGGAGAGAGAAGTGGTGGGGTTGGCTGATAGGAAGGTGGAGGTGGTTCACCCGTGGCCGGAGTGGATTGAATTGATGGAGAGGTTGGTGCAGCAGAACTACTTTGATCATAGAAGGAAGGATGAGGACAAGATGGTGGAGGATTTAGGGTTTAAGATGGAGGAGGTTGGTGAGGAttcattagggtttgatttcACTAGGGATTGGAAGACTGTGCAGACCGCCTGCCTCAACTTCGGACGTGATCGGTTCGATATCCTGAG GTCATTGTCGAGACAGGATATTCAAGTTTTGGTTGGCTACGGGTGTCCTAGTGCAGACAAGAAGGTGGTTTTTTCGGCAAAGTTACTTAGGAAACACGTCCACCTCGATGAAGGAGAT GTTTGTAGTTCCTGCAGTTTAAGAAGTTCTTGTGAAAGAGCATATCTTGTCACAAATAAAGAGGATGAAGCACGAACTATCGATGTTATGCGTGTCCTATTGACATATGGCTTTGATCCCGTGAATGGATCAGTTGTTAACGAGTCCCTTCTGAAAATGAAATCACTGAAGACGGTTGTCCGCAAACTACTGCATGAGGTTGTCAAGTTGAGTGCAGTTCCAATAGATCCAAATCTTCCTcctcctataataaaaaaaccaCCACCTAAGGTGAAGCAACCACCCCCTCCTCCAAAGAAACGGGTCGGACGTGATGACATTGAGATGAAAAAGGGGGATTGGCTATGTCCCAA GTGTGACTTCATGAATTTTGCCAAGAATACAGTGTGCCTGCAATGTGATGCCAAGCGTCCCAAGAGACAGCTGCTTCCGGGAGAATGGGAATGCCCACA GTGCAATTTCTTGAATTATAGGCGAAATATGGTATGTTTTCAGTGCGAACACAAGCGTCCACCGGATGATTTTACGGAGAATCAATTGCAAGACCGGCAACGTGGTCCTAAGATGAGGTTGGAGAAGGTTCCCAGCAAGGGAGAGGTTTCCAATGCATGGAATTTTGACTTCGATGACAACGAATCTGATGGGGCAGACGTTGCTGCTTTTGAGTATGCAGATTCTCATAAGTTGGATGAAGATTTTCCCCCACACATTCAGTCTCAAGGAGAAAACTTTAAGGTCCCCGACAATGAATTCTATAGGCCCAACAGAACACCTAGGGAAAATGATGGGGAATACTATGATCGTGGGCTCAAAAGGTCTAGGAAAGGATTTGATGAttttgatgatgaagaagaagacgacgatGTTGATAGTTATGAGTTGGACACTCAAAATAGTCATCAATTACGTAAGAGTTCTTCGATTGATTTCTCAGAGGTTGAAGGTGACTCTGAATCTGAATCTGAAGATGTTGACGGCTTTGACGGTGACAATAGGATTGCTCGACAACGCAATAAGCCATCTAAGATAATGCATGGAAATTCAACTTTCTCTGGCTTTGAGGTTGATGAACAAGATTATGATTCAGATGACGAGCTTCCGGTCCATCCAAACTGGAAATCTAGACATAGTGCTGACTCCAGTCGGAGAACTAGAGGTAGTGGAGCAGGGAGTGTTGGCTTAGATGAAGACTATGGGATTGATTCTGACACCGACGACTTGGCAGATTCGGATTTTGGGTCCCGGCGGACTAAAGGGGACAAACGGGTTTTAAGTCACGGCCATTCTAGGAGACGACAAATTGATGACAGTGATGATGAACCCTTTTCTGAATCTGACGGTGAAGACCGATATTCTCCAAGAAATAGATTTGGGGGAACGAAAGAAGGCCGAGATAAAAGAGGACACAACTCAAGGGGTTGTGGCAATAACAGGGGATTTCAGAGGGATGATTGTTTTAATAGATCGTCACAAGGGCCTCGTGGCAATAACAGGGGATTTCAGAGGGATGATGGTTTTAATAGATCTTCACAAGGGTCTCGTGGTAATAGTAGAGGATTTCAGAAGGATGATTATGGCAATAGCAGGGGTTTTCAGAGGGATGACCTTGGGGGGCGTAGTAGAAAGGATAACAGAGAGAGTGATTCGCGCAATTCCAGAGGACCTAGTAGGGGAGGTTTTGGAAATAGGCGACATGGAGGGCTTAATGATTCTTACAACCGGTCGGACAACAGCAGGGACTTTGATGATGGTAGACCCATTAGGCAGCGCATAAATGTGCGATGA
- the LOC131333371 gene encoding uncharacterized protein LOC131333371 has protein sequence MKQLEERRSSQPQFNLLTPIESIFKDGAQLRTVQEAPQQNIASVDCGPVVCYVIKKIAELEEIPQKIEKEDVSAFRVHLVHKILHDEPRSWTKETWQDKKLAHDFTSDQ, from the exons ATGAAGCAATTGGAAGAAAGAAGGAGTAGTCAGCCACAATTCAACTTGCTAACTCCCATAGAGTCAATCTTTAAAGATGGTGCTCAACTAAGAACAGTGCAAGAAGCACCACAACAGAATATTGCTTC GGTTGATTGTGGACCTGTTGTTTGTTATGTCATCAAAAAGATTGCAGAGCTTGAAGAAATACCAcaaaagattgaaaaagaagatgTTTCAGCTTTTAGAGTGCATTTGGTCCACAAGATTTTACATGATGAGCCAAGATCATGGACGAAAGAAACGTGGCAAGACAAAAAACTAGCTCACGATTTTACTTCTGATCAGTAG